A single window of Channa argus isolate prfri chromosome 2, Channa argus male v1.0, whole genome shotgun sequence DNA harbors:
- the si:ch211-122f10.4 gene encoding cathepsin A-like, whose protein sequence is MFLAALLVALLAVLPLGSWAQYDPDEVTHLPGMMFKPNYRQWSGYLQARPGKFLHYWFVTSQRDPVKDPLVLWLNGGPGCSSLDGFLSENGPFHVNDDGATLYENTFSWNKIANVLYLESPAGVGYSYSDDRNYATDDDQVAEDNYIALQSFFVKFPNFTKNEFFIFGESYGGIYAPTLSLRVATGAAKTNFKGFAVGNGLSSFALNDQSLIYFGYYHGLFGEDLWRDLNLKCCDKGSCNFYNSSSPTCNMLVYLAFGIVYESGLNEYALYLDCEGRRWSHRGYERAMSHLFKNCRKHSDKFSDRVPNMSLREVPPCINSTAQINWLNRGDVRKALHIPDILPPWDICSDDVGENYTTLYQTVKDVYLKLLSLNLRALVYNGDTDMACNFLGDQWFVEDLGLKATSNYQSWRHEDQIAGFYQQFGNITFLTVKGAGHMVPQWAPGPAFHMFQSFITNEPY, encoded by the exons ATGTTCCTGGCGGCTTTGCTTGTTGCTTTGCTGGCCGTGTTACCTCTCGGCTCTTGGGCTCAGTATGATCCCGATGAGGTGACCCACCTCCCTGGTATGATGTTTAAACCCAACTATCGGCAGTGGTCGGGGTACCTCCAGGCTCGGCCGGGGAAGTTTCTCCATTATTG GTTTGTGACCTCTCAGAGGGACCCAGTCAAAGACCCTCTGGTGCTCTGGCTGAATGGGGGTCCAGGGTGCAGCTCTCTGGATGGATTCCTGTCAGAGAATGGACCATTTCAT GTAAATGATGATGGGGCCACGCTGTATGAGAACACATTTAGCTGGAACAAGATTGCCAATGTGCTGTATCTGGAATCTCCTGCTGGAGTTGGATATTCCTACTCTGATGACCGCAATTATGCAACTGATGACGACCAG GTGGCTGAGGATAATTACATAGCCCTTCAGAGTTTCTTTGTCAAGTTTCCAAATTTCACTAAAAATGAGTTCTTCATCTTTGGAGAAAGTTATGGTGGAATTTATGCACCAACGCTCAGCCTGCGTGTGGCTACAGGAGCTGCCAAAACCAACTTCAAG GGCTTTGCAGTGGGAAATGGTCTCAGCAGCTTTGCTCTCAATGACCAGTCTTTGATCTACTTTGGCTACTATCATGGCCTCTTTGGAGAAGA TTTGTGGCGTGATCTGAACCTAAAATGCTGTGACAAAGGAAGCTGTAACTTCTACAACTCCAGTTCACCTACCTGCAATATGCTG GTGTACTTAGCCTTTGGTATCGTGTATGAGAGCGGACTTAATGAATATGCCCTTTACTTGGATTGTGAGGGTCGCAGATGGTCCCACAGAGGCTATGAGAGGGCCATGAGTCATCTGTTTAAGAACTGCAGGAAACACTCTGACAAG TTTTCAGATCGAGTTCCTAATATGTCTCTGCGTGAAGTTCCTCCCTGCATTAACAGTACAGCTCAGATAAACTGGCTGAACAGAGGCGATGTGAGGAAAGCTTTACACATACCAGATATTCTGCCACCATGGGACATCTGCAG TGATGATGTTGGAGAAAACTACACCACTTTGTACCAAACAGTAAAGGATGTGTATCTGAAGCTGCTTTCTCTGAACCTGCGGGCACTTGTCTACAATGGAGACACTGACATGGCCTGCAACTTCCTGGGAGACCAGTGGTTTGTGGAGGACCTCGGTCTGAAG GCGACTTCTAATTATCAGAGCTGGCGTCATGAAGACCAGATTGCTGGTTTTTATCAGCAGTTTGGAaacatcacatttctgacagtcaAG GGTGCCGGTCATATGGTTCCTCAGTGGGCTCCAGGTCCAGCTTTTCACATGTTCCAGTCTTTTATAACAAATGAACCCTACTGA
- the gas8 gene encoding dynein regulatory complex subunit 4 has translation MPPKNKGTGKKAKVKAPTLIDGLTKEEMSKEQLEAHIVRLREELDREREERNYFQLERDKVHTFLEITDRQLQEAKAEQKNIEKDIEEDEGRHQVEIKVYRQKMKHLLCEHENTISELKADALVSSKGVQEEQQRLEAELHYKMMSIMVDMQELDNENSVKELELKHAEEMMKTRDICEKQLTETKAKYEKKMTLLPQELENMRKNESREREDHWNSHITTVIENRNKAFSEAHALVECMRQDVLTSDSLKKDITHMKEEQAVKQRDLMPIMEENKRLTKQLIQIKKEIEENEKKLKYYSSKKETNEKIKEKELRDMKSQYEELAQKFSKLQLEKDKLYNTYVERTKKAPHKSDTLLERQLKALTDSIEKMEAQLHTVLSASNMDQTAIAGITDKLEENLNTSNISIKNLQFKIAQISKARKDLLQTYEAKQKALGAPVEELSAKPLESSIA, from the exons ATG CCACCAAAAAACAAAGGCACAGGTAAAAAAGCCAAGGTAAAGGCGCCTACACTGATCGATGGCCTTACAAAGGAGGAGATGTCCAAGGAGCAG ctagaagcacaCATTGTGCGCCTTCGAGAGGAGCTggatagagagagggaggagagaaacTACTTTCAGCTGGAGAGAGACAAAGTTCACACCTTTTTGGAGATCACGGACAGACAACTACAGGAGGCCAAAGCTGaacagaaaaacattgaaaaagaCATAGAAGAGGATGAAGGCCGCCACCAAGTTGAGATCAAG GTGTACAGGCAGAAGATGAAGCACCTCTTGTGTGAACATGAGAACACCATCTCTGAGTTGAAAGCAGATGCTTTAGTTTCCAGCAAGGGGGTGCAGGAAGAGCAACAACGATTAGAAGCTGAGCTGCATTACAAAATGATGTCCATCATGGTGGACATGCAGGAGCTTGACAACGAAAACTCAGTCAAGGAGCTAGAACTG AAACATGCAGaagaaatgatgaaaacaaGAGACATCTGTGAAAAGCAGCTCACGG AAACTAAAGCCAAATATGAGAAAAAGATGACGTTGCTGCCACAAGAGCTGGAGAACATGAGAAAAAATGAATCCAGGGAGAGAGAAGATCACTGGAACAGCCACATCACTACTGTGATAGAAAACCGCAACAAAGCCTTCAGTGAAGCGCACGCTCTTGTTGAATGCATGCGACAAGATGTGCTTACAAGCGATTCCCTCAAG AAAGACATAACACATATGAAGGAGGAACAGGCAGTGAAGCAAAGGGACCTGATGCCTATTATGGAGGAGAACAAACGTCTCACTAAACAACTGATACAAATCAAGAAGGAAATcgaggaaaatgagaaaaaactcAAATACTACAGCTCAAAAAAG gaaacaaatgaaaagatcaAAGAAAAGGAGCTGAGGGATATGAAATCGCAATATGAGGAACTGGCACAGAAATTCAGCAAG CTTCAGCTCGAGAAGGACAAACTGTACAATACATATGTTGAGAGGACTAAGAAGGCGCCACATAAATCAGACACGCTGCTGGAAAGGCAGCTGAAAGCCCTGACAGACAGCATAGAGAAGATGGAGGCTCAGCTCCACACAGTGCTTTCTGCCTCTAACATGGACCAAACTGCCATTGCTGGAATTACTGACAAGCTTGAG GAAAATCTTAACACCAGTAATATTTCCATCAAGAACTTACAGTTTAAAATAGCTCAGATTTCAAAG GCACGGAAGGATTTGCTGCAAACCTATGAAGCAAAGCAAAAGGCTCTTGGTGCCCCAGTGGAGGAGCTTAGTGCTAAGCCCCTTGAGAGCAGTATTGCTTAA
- the LOC137104832 gene encoding transcription factor E2F5-like produces the protein MDPEGGPHSPKQEAPTPDEIPKYQRNMRSLNFLATRFVRLLEVAENGVVDLKEAVRVLEVRHKRRIYDITNVLEGVGLIVKISKNLVKWMGTESRESEHQVPMRLRELKSELEDLEELEFMLDQQKHWVEQSIRNTKQDCSNLTYVTHEDVCNCFSDHTVLTVRGPPGTQLDVPIPKAVKDSPVKYQIHLRSINGPIDVVLLNKCSVGSAPVFLPMPPPEEILQNAKLAMTTLDNTENSAAQTSVNTNHTTFKRTSMEDI, from the exons ATGGATCCAGAAGGTGGCCCACACAGCCCAAAGCAAGAGGCCCCCACGCCCGATGAGATCCCCAAATATCAGAGAAATATGAGGAGCCTAAATTTCCTGGCCACGAGGTTTGTCAGGTTACTGGAAGTGGCTGAAAACGGTGTGGTGGACCTCAAAGAA GCTGTCAGGGTCCTCGAAGTTAGACATAAAAGACGAATCTATGATATCACAAATGTGCTGGAGGGTGTTGGACTGATTGTTAAAATATCTAAGAACCTTGTAAAGTGGAT GGGAACAGAGTCAAGAGAATCTGAACACCAGGTACCAATGAGACTGAGGGAACTAAAGTCTGAGCTGGAGGACTTGGAGGAGTTGGAATTTATGTTAGACCAGCAAAAACACTGGGTCGAACAGAGcatcagaaacacaaagcaaGACTGCAGCAA TCTGACCTATGTGACTCATGAAGATGTCTGCAACTGCTTCAGTG accacacagtcctGACAGTACGAGGGCCACCAGGCACACAGCTTGATGTTCCCATTCCCAAAGCT GTCAAGGACAGCCCAGTGAAGTACCAGATCCATCTCAGAAGCATCAATGGACCCATAGATGTTGTACTTCTTAACAAATGCTCCGTTGGCTCGGCTCCTGTTTTTCTGCCAATGCCCCCGCCAGAGGAAATTTTACAAAATGCCAAGTTAGCCATGACTACTTTAGACAACACTGAAAACAGTGCTGCACAAACTTCAGTTAATACCAACCATACCACATTTAAACGGACATCCATGGAGGACATTTAG